One region of Streptomyces sp. CG4 genomic DNA includes:
- the pafA gene encoding Pup--protein ligase, with protein MDRRIFGLENEYGVTCTFRGQRRLSPDEVARYLFRRVVSWGRSSNVFLRNGARLYLDVGSHPEYATPECDNVIELVTHDKAGERILEGLLVDAERRLHEEGIAGDVYLFKNNTDSAGNSYGCHENYLVARHGEFSRLADILIPFLVTRQLLCGAGKVLQTPRGAVYCVSQRAEHIWEGVSSATTRSRPIINTRDEPHADAERYRRLHVIVGDSNMSETTMLLKVGATDLVLRMIEAGTVMRDLTLENPIRAIREVSHDITGRRKVRLASGREASALEVQREYFDKAVDFCDRRGIRTGTVAQVLELWGRTLDAIESEELDRIATEIDWVMKYKLIERYRAKHNMTMSHPRVAQIDLAYHDIHRRRGLYYLLEKKGQAARICNDLKIFEGKSVPPQTTRARLRGDFIRRAQEQRRDFTVDWVHLKLNDQAQRTVLCKDPFRSVDDRVEKLIAGM; from the coding sequence ATGGACCGCCGCATTTTCGGGCTGGAGAACGAGTACGGCGTCACGTGCACGTTCAGGGGACAGCGGCGCCTGTCTCCTGACGAGGTGGCGCGGTACCTCTTCCGCCGTGTCGTGTCATGGGGCCGCAGCAGCAATGTCTTTCTGCGTAACGGCGCCCGGCTCTATCTCGACGTGGGCTCACATCCGGAATACGCGACACCCGAATGTGACAATGTGATCGAACTGGTCACCCACGACAAGGCCGGCGAGCGCATTCTCGAAGGACTCCTGGTGGACGCGGAACGACGCCTGCACGAGGAGGGAATCGCAGGCGACGTCTACCTGTTCAAGAACAACACCGACTCGGCGGGCAACTCGTACGGCTGCCACGAGAACTATCTGGTGGCCCGGCACGGGGAGTTCTCCCGGCTCGCGGACATCCTCATCCCGTTCCTGGTCACCCGGCAGCTGCTGTGCGGTGCCGGCAAGGTGCTCCAGACCCCGCGCGGCGCCGTGTACTGCGTCAGTCAGCGCGCCGAGCACATCTGGGAGGGTGTCTCCTCGGCGACGACGCGTTCGCGGCCGATCATCAACACCCGTGACGAGCCGCACGCGGACGCGGAGCGTTACCGCCGGCTGCATGTCATCGTCGGTGACTCGAACATGTCCGAGACGACGATGCTGCTGAAGGTCGGTGCGACCGATCTGGTGCTGCGCATGATCGAGGCGGGCACGGTGATGCGTGATCTGACGCTGGAGAACCCGATCCGGGCGATCCGTGAGGTCAGCCACGACATCACGGGCCGGCGCAAGGTGCGGCTGGCCAGTGGCCGGGAGGCCTCCGCGCTGGAGGTGCAGCGCGAGTACTTCGACAAGGCCGTGGACTTCTGTGACCGCCGTGGCATCCGCACCGGCACGGTCGCCCAGGTCCTGGAGCTGTGGGGCCGCACGCTCGACGCGATCGAGTCCGAGGAGCTGGACCGGATCGCGACCGAGATCGACTGGGTGATGAAGTACAAGCTGATCGAGCGGTACCGGGCCAAGCACAACATGACGATGTCGCATCCGCGGGTCGCGCAGATAGACCTCGCGTACCACGACATCCACCGTCGTCGTGGCCTGTACTACCTGCTGGAGAAGAAGGGTCAGGCGGCCCGGATCTGCAACGACTTGAAGATCTTCGAGGGCAAGTCGGTGCCGCCGCAGACGACTCGGGCGCGGCTGCGGGGCGACTTCATCCGGCGGGCGCAGGAGCAGCGCAGGGACTTCACGGTCGACTGGGTACATCTGAAGCTCAACGACCAGGCGCAGCGCACCGTGTTGTGCAAGGACCCGTTCCGTTCGGTGGACGACCGGGTGGAGAAGCTGATCGCCGGAATGTAG
- a CDS encoding FKBP-type peptidyl-prolyl cis-trans isomerase: MRRRSLLLAAVPAGLVTLAACGDNKSASSKASASPSPSVPSAPPPKMVEGPLPAVTAGTKFGEKPTVAKGPGAPSKNLAVKTLIAGSGRTVAENDFIQANYLGQIWDTAKVFDNSYDKKRPLVLQLAAGGVIDGWRYALAGRKTGSRIQIAVPPTWGYGKEGEPQAGIKGTDTLVFVIDLIDSFNSKSSVKGKPVAQTDAALPKVATNTDGDVPKVTVPKTAPPKKLVSTYVLEGDGPELKSDQAVLCQFQGLVWDGGKTFQRTYGSGRLSQFALEQMQQAVKGLAQGLTGKKVGSRVLIVVPPELGYGDTPPSGGVIKKGSTLVFTVDILAAM; encoded by the coding sequence GTGCGCCGACGTTCACTTCTCCTCGCCGCTGTTCCCGCAGGACTGGTCACACTCGCCGCGTGTGGTGACAACAAGTCCGCTTCCAGCAAGGCCAGTGCCTCGCCGTCGCCGTCGGTGCCCTCGGCGCCGCCGCCGAAGATGGTGGAGGGGCCGTTGCCGGCAGTCACGGCGGGCACGAAGTTCGGTGAGAAGCCGACGGTGGCCAAGGGGCCGGGGGCGCCGTCGAAGAACCTGGCGGTGAAGACGCTGATCGCGGGCAGTGGTCGTACGGTCGCGGAGAACGACTTCATCCAGGCGAACTATCTGGGTCAGATCTGGGACACGGCGAAGGTCTTCGACAACTCCTACGACAAGAAGCGTCCGCTGGTGCTGCAGCTTGCCGCGGGCGGTGTCATCGATGGCTGGCGGTATGCGCTGGCGGGCCGGAAGACGGGCAGCCGTATCCAGATCGCGGTGCCGCCGACCTGGGGTTACGGCAAGGAGGGTGAGCCGCAGGCGGGTATCAAGGGTACGGACACGCTGGTGTTCGTGATCGACCTGATCGATTCCTTCAACTCGAAGAGTTCGGTCAAGGGCAAGCCGGTGGCGCAGACCGACGCCGCTCTGCCGAAGGTGGCCACGAACACCGACGGCGATGTCCCCAAGGTCACGGTCCCCAAGACGGCTCCGCCGAAGAAGCTGGTGTCGACGTATGTCCTGGAGGGCGACGGGCCGGAGCTGAAGTCCGACCAGGCGGTGCTGTGCCAGTTCCAGGGGCTGGTCTGGGACGGCGGCAAGACGTTTCAGCGGACGTACGGCTCGGGTCGGCTGAGCCAGTTCGCGCTGGAGCAGATGCAGCAGGCGGTCAAGGGCCTGGCGCAGGGGCTGACCGGTAAGAAGGTGGGCAGCCGGGTGCTGATCGTGGTGCCGCCGGAGCTGGGTTACGGCGACACTCCGCCGAGCGGCGGGGTGATCAAGAAGGGTTCGACGCTCGTCTTCACGGTGGACATCCTCGCGGCGATGTAG